The nucleotide sequence tcatctgatAGGCCTTCGAACGGATTTTCTTCCTCCAATTGCTCGccctcatcatcatcttcgtcacTGCCACTACTAGAAAACTCAGAGTCAGATTCGCTGGTTTCTTTGTCAGAAAGGTTGTCATTTAAAGTTAGTTTAGAGTCCTCTGCGTTGTCTCCTTCACTGTCCTTCGTGGAAGATTTATCATCCATATCCCAGACAGCAGATAACGGTAATaactcttcctcttcaatAGAAGTGTATCCACCTTCGTCGTTCTCGGAATCATAGTACTTTTCAATCTCTTTGTTAGCCTTACGTTTATCTCTAATAGTCTGTGAAAACTTGGAATTAAACACATCGTAATCATCTTCTGAACCTAGAGCTTCATCAGAGTCAAgctcttcatcttcaaaacTTTCGCTTCCTGACTCATCATCACTTCCCTTATTTGGGTTGATGATAGCTCCATGTCTACCGGATGATTCGATATCTGATCCACTATCATCACCTTCAATCTCTCTTCTCGCAATTTCAAGAGCCGAAAAAGCTCTTCTTTTGGATTGCTTCTTCGTACGGCCTGTATTTCTTGGTCTCTTAGCCATACTGTATATTTCCTGTGATCGCTACAGCTATCCTAGTATTGGTAAAACTGACCTCTAAACGATTCTATTCTTtaaagctcatctcatcgcatcttatagctcatctcatcgcctaaaattttcattttgtaaATATTTCATCTCAACCTTTATTACTgaactttctttttctgaaaAACCATTCTGTCTCATAGATTGAGGTCACATATATGTACTGAAAAAACAGAGTAGAGGGTATAAGCTTGATTTGTGATAGCAATGGATGTATCATCGATGAGGAAGACACATGAATTTAGCTTCATCACACCGAACTGGATTTTCTTGTAGATCgcaatatttttttgggaTTAGTTTACCCTATCTGTAAACGATATAAAgatatttatatatacatagTATTAACTTTAGAGTGAGGGAACTATGACTTCTGAGCAGCAGCCATTTGTTCATGTTGTTTGATGGCTGCTACTCTCAACTGGTTCTCAATTGCTATGGATGattgattcttttctttaataatATCCTGGATTTGAATGGATTCTTTGTTTAACTTCTCTACTTTCTTTTGATAGAACTCAATGGCTTCCTCCGCAGATTTGTCGACATAGTAGCCAGTACCAACATCTACCATAAATTTCTTGTTATCCTTGATCTTTCCTGTGACGTATAAGGAGCCGGAGAGTGGTACTAGTAGCTTTTGGtttgcattttcttctctgctTACGGTCTTAATGTCTTCTATGCATTCTTTAAACTTCGAGCGAGCCATGTTAAGTGCTTGTAGGGATTGTGAGAAATGTTGTAGCTCTTGATCTATCTGCTGCTTCACAGCAGATAGCTGTTCTGGGTTCAATTGTGTTAGATCAACTGTAAATTAGCAATGGGTTACCATACGTGTTTTTGCTTGCGGTTAGTAATAATGAATAGATTATGGCTATTAACCCTAAGTCCTGAAGGATTTCATAAAACTTCTCTACGTACTTTTTTGAGACATATCAATCGCTGTCGCTCGCTTCTACTCTTCGCTTTTTCACCTTTTCGTCTATCTTACTTCAAAGCTAAATACTTTCAATTAACAACGAATGTTTTTAAAGGATTTCTacatttttcaatcttAGCTGAAGGTTCTATAAAACATAATAAAGAAAGTAGTATGGTAACAGTGGTCTATTAGGAACTTTCGACTATAACGCTAAATATGGGAAATGTCTGATGATACAACTTCATTCGAAAGCATCCTAGCCAATGtcaggaaaagaagagccGAATTTGAACAACCAAATTTAACACCGGTGCAGCAACAGCAGGGACTCGGATCACAACCCCAACCACAAGCTGTATCAAAAAATTCTACAGAATCCAATGCCAAATACACTAGTACGAATCAGGGGAGTAAACCTATAGTAAACTCGTTCAACCAGCAGCATGACGATTCTAATGGAAATAACATTATAATTCacaatcaaagaaaagcaaaCACTAGTCAAACCCTAAATAATGCTGCTAGTGCTAGTAAGACCATGTTTGTGAGCTCTTCACAAACCGGGAATCCtctattgaaaagtttagTCAACGTGAATTGGAGATATGTAAAGTCCACTCCAACCGCGCCAGTCAATTACGACTATCAGATAAGAGGACGGAATGTAGTATTTCTTTCGTTGAGGTATCACAAATTACATCCTGAATATATAGGGAAGAAACTACTACCATTTAGAAGGTCAGAAGGAAATATTTTGTTAtgtgttgttgatgttgagaATTCAGAGGATATCCTAAGAGAGTTGAACAAAGTATGTATGTTTCAAGGGTTTACGATGCTTCTTGCTTTTTCATTCGAGCAAGCAGGCAACTATTTGACATTTATGAACAAGTAGCATTCATTGAGTGGGAATCTTTAGTAAATCAGTTCCCTTTTTGTTACTATCCTTGGTCATTTTTGCACTTCTGGCCCCAAACTGAATAGCTCGCTTAGGTTCGTCACTGATGAATTCAAGGCCTAGAAGATCTCTGGCCATGACTCTCagtatatttttgtttatctTATAATTCAAGGGCAAGGAAACAGAGAAACGAATGACCTCTTCATCTAGGAAAGGATAACGAACCTCAACGCCGTGGTCTGAGATTACCTTATCATCTCTGTTCAAATTTCTATCATGGATTCCTTCGATTTGTCTCTGTAACTCGACGGtaagttcttcttcagatttATTAGCAAGTTTATGGTATCCTCCGTATAGTTCATCAGCACCTAGTCCACTGAATAAAACTATACCTGTTctgttatattttattctgttTGAGCCTTCCATTACGTTACCCCTACCTCTAGAGGCAAAATAAAATGCTATAGCGATGGATAAATCCATCTCTGTGTTTTTAGGATAAATCAAGTCCACAACAGTCTCTCTCTTGGAGAGGTACTCTTCGTAAGGCACATCAACCTCGATTAACTTTATATTACAGCCAGGGTACAGTCGTTTTAACAACTCAGTAGATTTTAAAGCTAAAATTCTATCAGGTGAATCTGCTGGCATTTTACCCGTTCTAGGATTTTCAAATCCAACATTGAGTAACTCTATCACAGTATTTGTATTTCTTCGAGTTTTGATAAGCTGCTCGCATAATATAGCGGTGACGACTGAGCAATCTAAACCACCGGAGAACAAAACACttatattgttattttcaaGATGCAATGGATGTATGGACACTACTCGTTGGTAGACAGCTCGATTGAGCTTGTTGTATAATTCTGATTTATAATATTCTAGATTTCTCAAGCCTTCGTCAACTTGGTCTGAAACTTTGAACGGATGGTCGTTTATACTTTTTGACACATCCAATGATCTTGTTTTcaaatcatatatatatatgacaCCAGCCAAACAATCCGAAAAATCAGCACATTTACCACTTGTGCTTGTTATGTAGATATCTTTTCCATCAATTCTATAACTTAAACTTCTCTTTCCGACACTATCTCTACCAAAATacactttcttttcaactaAATCAGTAATAGTGTAAGCGAACTCTCCATAGCATTTTCTAATGACATCTTCCACAGGCAATAGAGACAAAAGTGACATTATAAAAGCCGTATCATTATCTGACCCTTCATAATCTAATGTTTGATCATTGTACAATTCTCCATTATACTGGAGCACATATCGATCATTAACTAATACACTCTGCTTAGTAAATGGTGTCCTTAGTGAAAGTatggaagagaaaaaggTAGCATTGACATCTGACAAAGCTCTAAAAGATGCGTAATTTGGGCCTCTTCTAACAATGTAGGGAATTAACTTGTTGAATAGCTCGGTGCTGCTCTCAAAACATAGAGATTGGTTTAATGAACTGAGATGTTGCTCATCGTACTCTTGAAACTCATCATTTACTTCGGTAGATGAGCTGGGATCTCTAAAATAAGCTAAAATGCCACACATTTGGCGATATCGCTCaatattatcaaatatCTGGTCAAAATACCTTTGTATAATAACCAAAACTTCGTATATTCGTATTTTTGGCTGGTGCTAGCAGCAGTTGTGACGATTCAATAGCTCATCGGatttaaaaaatgaaatatattaAACATTGGAAATATAAAACTTGGAAGTAAATAAACGCAAGGGTATATATAGGTTAGTGAAAAGCGATGCTCAACGTAAAGGGAACAACCAAATTGTTTTAAAGGATAATTCGGATCCATTAAAATTCGCCAGTGTTCTTGTACCTTGTGTTGGGCGACGGAGAAGCTAACTGAGGtagtattcttttttattttttggttgCATTATTTTGAGGTTTGAACATGGTCAGTCAGAATGAAAGCGTCCCAAAGACCGGTCTGCCATCTCATTCAGACATGGCTCtgaataatgatgaaaaagcTAATTATTATGACTTCCAATCCTTTCTTAATATCATGAGGAATCCAAAAGCAGAACCAATTGTAAAATACACGAAGTCATTTATAAGGAATTTCCTTACACAGAAGTTGAATTGGACCACTGCTGAACAGGAAAAGCTCATTAACGATTTTAAGTTGTTTATATATGATAAGCTAACTACAAATGAAGCATTTAAAGATCTAAGTGAATCTGAGTTGCAAAATGCCAAGGAAGGGATTGAGAAATTGGTGATGAGCAAACTTTATACAAGGTGTTTCTCCCCTTTGTTAATGGAAGATAAAAGATGTCTGGAGTCCACACATGAGCAAGATATAATAGACGATACAAAACTCAGTGAGAAGATTTTGGAATTCAGATTTCTCAAGCCAGAACACCTTGACATTCTTCCGAGTTTAATCAATGCAAAATtgatcaatttcatcatgCTTTCGGGCAAAGAACTCTCTAAAATCAACAACTACCGTTCACCTAGAGACAAAATTGTGTGCGTCCTAAATTCCTGTAAAGTTTTATTTGGGATATTAaaacataataaaaaaGCAGATGGAGGCGCTGATCATTTCGTCCCGTTGTTGATCTTTACTCTATTGAAAAGTGACGTTGATTATCTGGTGAGTAACGTCCGCTACATCGAAAGATTCAGGTTTCCTGATTTCCTTACCGGAGAGAGTGCGTACTATCTAAGCACTTTACAGGGAGCTATAAAGTTTATCCTTGATATGGACAAAACCTCGATCAGCGTGCTAGAATCTGATGAAGAGTTCGAAAACAAATACAACGCtaaccaagaagaaatcaaggTACTGAAACAACAGAAACGAGCAAAATCACAAGTTAACATTTTACAAGCTTCCAAAAATGAAGCCCCATCGACACATGTTATGTCTCCTTCCCCAAGCGGACTAATCCTAAAACCTCTCGACGATGCCGCAAATTCTGTTATATCGAAGATAAACGAGTTTTGGACCGCTACTACTTCTCAAGAAAGCCCTACAACTCCAACTTCCAACGGAGAAGATAATCAAGAGATTGATGAGCACACTGCCACCGCTTTGGCTCAGCAAATGGAGCAGAAAGAGCACGATAACACTTTGAAAACGCTGCAACTAATGTTCCCCGATTTAGACCCTGATCTAATTCAAGATGTCTGTATCGCAAGCAAATACCGTGTTGGAGTATGTGTCGATGCATTGTTAGAGTTGGTAGGATGACGCCACGATTAACTTGTTATTATCTTAACACCGTGTTAAAATACCTGCATACAAAAACTCAATATTTAATCCTTACAAGGCTTTTTGTCATTCTCATTAGAATTTCAATCCAAACTCGTAAAGCTGTCAACTTCCCAAAGGTTATTCCAGAAAGTACCTTAAAAGAAAGgaacgaaaaaaaaaaaaatcaatagTGACAgcacatatataaatcaAGTGATTTATAatctatatataatagAAGTTGTAGGATTTACACATTGGTATCACACTTCTGACAGTAATTCCAGACTACGATCAGTAGTACAAGACACTGAATTAAAGTGTTCTAGAAGTACTAAAATGATATTATCGGTACAGTGGTGTCTCTTAGCGTTTGTAACGCTAGTTCAAGCGGTAAATTCTTCTAAATTTCCTATCAAGACAGTTAGCGACAATGAAACTACCAACTTCTGTCGTATGGACAAGACTGAGCCCATCGGGTCTACATGTGATGTGACTTTCCATGAAATCAACGAGGTGAATAAGAAGATCAGGCCCCAGTTGCTATCGTTGGTGCAAAgtgatttcttcaaatatttcaaattGGACTTGTATAAAGAGTGTCCCTTCTGGAATGATAACACAGGATACTGTGTGAACCGTGCATGTGCAGTAGATGTGGTTGAAGATTGGGACAGTTTACCGGAATACTGGCAACCAGAGATCTTGGGTAATATCGAGAACGCCACCAAATCTCTCGAAGACGATGAGTGTGCGTTTTTAGATGAGCTCTGTGACAAACCTAAATCGCAAATTTCTGAGAAAGATATTGAGTACTGCGATACCCGCGACTTCAGCAGCAAGGATTCTGTGTTGGTGGAGTTGACCGCAAACCCAGAAAGATTCACCGGTTATGGTGGTGAGCAATCGTCCCAAATTTGGTCTAGCATTTACAAGGAAAATTGCTTTACGTTGGGTGATGACAAGTGTTTGGCCAAAGATGCATTCTACAGATTAATTTCTGGCTTACATGCATCTATCGGAACTCATCTTTCGAATGAACATTTGAACACCGAGACTGGTAAGTGGGAGCCTAATTTAGAATTGTTCATGAACAGAGTGGGTAACTTCCCAGATAGAGTATCAAACATTTACTTTAACTATGCCGTTGTGGCTAAAGCATTGTGGAAAATCAGACCATATATGAACGAACTAGGTTTCTGTAACGCCTACAACGAAGATGTAAAGGGAATGATTGATGGAGTTGTATCTCAGCTTGACAGCAAGGTGTTCAACGAGGACTTGCTCTTCCACGACCAAGTTAGCAGCCAGTTGAAGGACGATTTCAGAGCCAGATTCAAGAATGTCACAAAGATTATGGACTGTGTCCAATGTGACAGATGCAGACTATGGGGTAAAGTTCAAACTACTGGTTACGCAACAAGTTTGAAGATCCTTTTCGAAATGGACAACGACGATGAAGagacaagaaaaaatgtcGTTGACAAACTAACCAAATACGAACTAATAGCATTATTCAATACATTCGACAGGCTATCCAAGTCTGTAGAGGCAATCAACAATTTTGAAGAGATGTACAATTACCAACTCAAGTCTCCCGGTGAAAAGTTGGCATCATTCTTCCAGTTGGACAACTTCTTTAAATTACttggtgaaaaattcaacCATGGGAATCGTTCGCAACAAACGAAGAGTAAGGACGTTTCAGGAAACGATCTCTCTTCGAAATTTGAAGATATAAAAATGCCACCAAAGAAGGTTACAGACAATTCCAAGGGCGTCTTCAGAGAAGCCTGGGATACGGAGTGGTCAAACTTCAAGCAAGCGGCATGGTTTGTGTTGAGAAGCTATAAAGAACTTCCATCCACAATCAGCCAATACACCTTGTTCCAATTAAACAAAATCTGGAATAGGTTTATTGGTGCCCCGGgctttgatgaagaagaagaattcaaactTCCTCCATTCGAATTCGGCATTAGCACACAAACctgagaaggaaaaaaaagtgatCCTCTCCTAATTGTCATTGTTGTTTACCCCGTCGTTCTTTTGACGGTTAAGTAAAATTATTACACATATATAGAATGTAAAAGTACTACTATATCATAATATAAGGACACTCCGGTGTCCCTGGAACTAGAATTATAGCTTTAGATGTAGTTGATACAGACGAGCACCTATGATGTGCGCTGCTTCTTATTGGTTtctgtcttcttctttcttggccTTCCTACGGGACGAGACACAGGCATTGCTTCCGCCATTGAAgactcttcttcgtcatcacCAGACATATGATCGTGGTCGTGGTCTTGGTCGTGGTCGTTGTCATGGTCATGGTCATGGTCGTCGTCTCCATCGTCCTTCACCCGTTTCAACGATTTTCCTTCAGAGTTGTCAAACTGTTTTCTCGCATCAGTAATCACCTTGTTCATGCGTATCAATTCCTCTGCCCTCCCTAATTTCACAGCATCCTTTCGTAGCACAAACCTGAAATCCTCAACCTTAATCTTGTTCCTCTTCACCGTATGCGCAGAAAAGTACGCATTCGCACAGATATCGCTCAAGTACGATACCACTAGTTCATCGATGCATTGCACTGTTTCAGGCAATGGCTGCGCAACGTCTCCAAATGCATACATTAACGACGCCACATCCTTGCTGAAAAGGCTAGTTTTCCGAATTCTACGCGACATAACTCCTTACCTTGAGATTTTGCCAATCAATCGTTAACCTTGGCTATACTTGCAATCAATCAACACTATTCTTCTTAATCGATCGAATTCAATTAaactgtatatatataataatatatacagtTTAATTCTTAcatgtttgtttgttgcCAAAACGCTGTCGCTACATTTTTTTCGCAcaataattaaaaaaaaaaaagacatcTTGCGCTTTTTGCGCAACTTAAAAATGCGTTTTTTTTCGGTGTCTTTCAGCGAGGCAAAGACCTGTCATCGCCGAACATTTCCGCTTCTGTGAAAATTTTAAAGCTGAGGAAGCGGGCCTTGAAAAGTGTCAGCATCATGTAAACTGAGATGAGCGATGAGCATAGAGGTACGCGATGAGCATTGAGACGAAAAGGGACCTTCTAGAATACTAAAGGGAAGATATTAAAGTGCAACGAAAGTGAAGTGGGGTCAAATTAGTAGTGCAAAGTTTCTGATAGGAAAGGGCACAATATATCTATTATTAAAGGTATGAAAACGTCTAAGCCTAGGGTAAAGACGTTTACTGGATGCTGGACTTGCCGGTCTCGAAAGGTGAAGTGTGATCTCCAGCGACCCGGATGCAAGCGGTGTGAAAGGAGTGGGTTGACATGTGGCGGTTATGAGGTGAAGCTTCGATGGACCAGGCCAATCCAGTTCAACAGATCTGGTGATGTGACAGTGACACCTTCTGGTGTGAAAGATCCGGATGAACCTCATTACAGGCGAAGAAACGTGGACTTTGTACGGTACAAGGAAGAATATGAGTACTATGAGGATATGGACGATGAGCTTTCTGCTCTTAGCTCGCCGCCTTTGGATTTAATTGCGGATAACAAGACGTGGatcatcaagaagtttGGGGTTTTCAAGGGTACGGACAAAGTGAAGAAGCAATACGCACCGAGAAAGAAGCGGAAACGTAACGAGGTGTTCATCAATGCGATACGGCGTGCTCAGAAGAAGCTGGcccagaagaaaagcaaaGGATCTGGAGGTGGGATGGGTCCACCCTCGACGGAAGATGCAggctcttcttctgctaaCAATGACGAGGACGGCGATGGTGGTGATGACGAAACGTCGGCACAGCAGTTACACAACTTGTTCGAGTTCGACATGAACTCATTGTTGTTTCCTGGTAATGAGTGGATTTCCAATGAACTACGGGATGACGCTTTGCTATCTGCAGCTGCTGTAGAAGGTAAGACTATTCCTATCTTGGGTAATGTTGGTGAACAGCACAACGGTGCGGGCTCGGGTATGGGATCGTCCGGTTCGGGTTCGGGTTCGGGTTCGGGTTCTGGCTCAGGTTCAGGTGCaggttctggttctggttctggtacCAGATCTAACGATTCATTCCATGGAACAGATACACCAGTGGATGCGGCTGAAAACACTGAGTCAGTAGCCAATGCACACTCtaatcataataatgaaCAGATCAAGAATCGTCCGGTTGCAGCTGttaacgaagaagaactagaaAAAGTGTATCGT is from Kluyveromyces marxianus DMKU3-1042 DNA, complete genome, chromosome 2 and encodes:
- the GIM5 gene encoding Gim5p, yielding MSQKIDLTQLNPEQLSAVKQQIDQELQHFSQSLQALNMARSKFKECIEDIKTVSREENANQKLLVPLSGSLYVTGKIKDNKKFMVDVGTGYYVDKSAEEAIEFYQKKVEKLNKESIQIQDIIKEKNQSSIAIENQLRVAAIKQHEQMAAAQKS
- the RAD10 gene encoding DNA repair protein RAD10, with translation MSDDTTSFESILANVRKRRAEFEQPNLTPVQQQQGLGSQPQPQAVSKNSTESNAKYTSTNQGSKPIVNSFNQQHDDSNGNNIIIHNQRKANTSQTLNNAASASKTMFVSSSQTGNPLLKSLVNVNWRYVKSTPTAPVNYDYQIRGRNVVFLSLRYHKLHPEYIGKKLLPFRRSEGNILLCVVDVENSEDILRELNKVCMFQGFTMLLAFSFEQAGNYLTFMNK
- a CDS encoding putative asparagine synthase; the protein is MCGILAYFRDPSSSTEVNDEFQEYDEQHLSSLNQSLCFESSTELFNKLIPYIVRRGPNYASFRALSDVNATFFSSILSLRTPFTKQSVLVNDRYVLQYNGELYNDQTLDYEGSDNDTAFIMSLLSLLPVEDVIRKCYGEFAYTITDLVEKKVYFGRDSVGKRSLSYRIDGKDIYITSTSGKCADFSDCLAGVIYIYDLKTRSLDVSKSINDHPFKVSDQVDEGLRNLEYYKSELYNKLNRAVYQRVVSIHPLHLENNNISVLFSGGLDCSVVTAILCEQLIKTRRNTNTVIELLNVGFENPRTGKMPADSPDRILALKSTELLKRLYPGCNIKLIEVDVPYEEYLSKRETVVDLIYPKNTEMDLSIAIAFYFASRGRGNVMEGSNRIKYNRTGIVLFSGLGADELYGGYHKLANKSEEELTVELQRQIEGIHDRNLNRDDKVISDHGVEVRYPFLDEEVIRFSVSLPLNYKINKNILRVMARDLLGLEFISDEPKRAIQFGARSAKMTKDSNKKGTDLLKIPTQ
- the VPS9 gene encoding guanine nucleotide exchange factor VPS9, translated to MVSQNESVPKTGLPSHSDMALNNDEKANYYDFQSFLNIMRNPKAEPIVKYTKSFIRNFLTQKLNWTTAEQEKLINDFKLFIYDKLTTNEAFKDLSESELQNAKEGIEKLVMSKLYTRCFSPLLMEDKRCLESTHEQDIIDDTKLSEKILEFRFLKPEHLDILPSLINAKLINFIMLSGKELSKINNYRSPRDKIVCVLNSCKVLFGILKHNKKADGGADHFVPLLIFTLLKSDVDYLVSNVRYIERFRFPDFLTGESAYYLSTLQGAIKFILDMDKTSISVLESDEEFENKYNANQEEIKVLKQQKRAKSQVNILQASKNEAPSTHVMSPSPSGLILKPLDDAANSVISKINEFWTATTSQESPTTPTSNGEDNQEIDEHTATALAQQMEQKEHDNTLKTLQLMFPDLDPDLIQDVCIASKYRVGVCVDALLELVG
- the ERO1 gene encoding ER oxidoreductin, yielding MILSVQWCLLAFVTLVQAVNSSKFPIKTVSDNETTNFCRMDKTEPIGSTCDVTFHEINEVNKKIRPQLLSLVQSDFFKYFKLDLYKECPFWNDNTGYCVNRACAVDVVEDWDSLPEYWQPEILGNIENATKSLEDDECAFLDELCDKPKSQISEKDIEYCDTRDFSSKDSVLVELTANPERFTGYGGEQSSQIWSSIYKENCFTLGDDKCLAKDAFYRLISGLHASIGTHLSNEHLNTETGKWEPNLELFMNRVGNFPDRVSNIYFNYAVVAKALWKIRPYMNELGFCNAYNEDVKGMIDGVVSQLDSKVFNEDLLFHDQVSSQLKDDFRARFKNVTKIMDCVQCDRCRLWGKVQTTGYATSLKILFEMDNDDEETRKNVVDKLTKYELIALFNTFDRLSKSVEAINNFEEMYNYQLKSPGEKLASFFQLDNFFKLLGEKFNHGNRSQQTKSKDVSGNDLSSKFEDIKMPPKKVTDNSKGVFREAWDTEWSNFKQAAWFVLRSYKELPSTISQYTLFQLNKIWNRFIGAPGFDEEEEFKLPPFEFGISTQT
- the TAF13 gene encoding Taf13p, with the translated sequence MSRRIRKTSLFSKDVASLMYAFGDVAQPLPETVQCIDELVVSYLSDICANAYFSAHTVKRNKIKVEDFRFVLRKDAVKLGRAEELIRMNKVITDARKQFDNSEGKSLKRVKDDGDDDHDHDHDNDHDQDHDHDHMSGDDEEESSMAEAMPVSRPVGRPRKKKTETNKKQRTS